The following nucleotide sequence is from Mycobacterium sp. JS623.
TGAGCTGCTGGCGGGTCCACGCGCTCCGCAGGGTCCTGCGCCGCGTGGACCTGCCGGCGACTGGGGCAGCGCGCCACCTGGCTGGGGTCCGACGCCCGGCGCCGCGGGCAGCTTCAACTTCGTCGACGACATCCGCAGCAGCGAACTGGTGCCCACCCGCAAGATCCCGCCGCAGCGGGGATGGCGAAAAGCCTTGTACGCGGCGACGTTTCATCTGATCAACCCCGGGCAGTCACCCGACGAGCGCTACCAGGCCGAGCTGGAGGCCAAGGTCCGCTCGCTGCTGCGGGGCCGCTACAAGATCGGCGTCCTGGGCAAGGGCGGTGTGGGCAAGACCACCATTTCGGCCTGTGTGGGATCGCTGCTGGCGCAGATGCGCCCCGATGACCGGGTGGTGGCCATCGACGCCGACACCGCGTTCGGCAAGCTCGCCAGCCGCATCGACCCCAAAACGTCGGGGTCGTACTGGGAGCTGGCCGGTGACCGCAACCTGCACACCTTCGCCGATGTGCGCAGCCGCGTCGGCAGCAACGCATCGGGGCTGTTCGTGCTGGCCGGGGAGATGTCCACCGCGCGCCGGCGGGTGCTCGACCCGGTGGTGTACGCGGCTGCCGTGGCCCAACTGGACCGCCACTTCACGGTGTCGATCGTGGACTGCGGTTCGACGATGGACGCACCGGTGACCCGCGCCGCGGTCGCCGACCTGGATGCGCTGATCGTGGTGTCCTCGTGCTGGTATGACGGGGCGTCGGCGGCGGGTCAGACCCTGGAGTGGCTGGCCAACAACGGCTACACCGGCCTGCTGCACCGCACCGTGGTCGTCGTCAACAACTCCGATAACCAGGCCAGTAAGCGGGATGTGAAGCTGCTGATCGAACGGTTCGGCAGCCGCGGTCAGAAGGTCATCGAGATGCCCTATGACCGGCATTTGCGCCCGGCCGGGGTGATCGACATCGACAACGAGCTCAGCAAGCACACCCGCCGCCGGGTGCTCGAGATCGCCGCGGCGTTGGCCGAGCACTTCACCGCGACCACCGAGCGGCCCCGGGAGCGCCGATGACCGCCACCGCCGATCGCGGGGTGGCCGGGCGCGACGTGCGGGCCGACACCGGTGTGCCCGCCTCGAGCCGGGTGTCGCTGCTGGTGGGGGAGAGCCATCAGATCGACCTGTTGTTGCCCGCGGCCGTGCCGCTGGCCAAGCTGGCCGACCCGACCCGCGACGCGATCAACCGGCAGCTGCGCGCGATTGGCGCCGAGGAGCTGCCGCGGGGCAACTTCGTGTTCGCCCGCGCCGCGGGCATGACCATGCTGGCGGGCAATCTGTCGCTTTCGGCGCAGGGCGTCAGCGACGCGGAGCTGCTCGCGTTCGTGCCCGCGGCTTCGGCGCAACGCTACGAACCCAACATCGAAAACGTGTCGGCGGCGATCGCCAGGTGGGCCAGGAGCCATTTCCCGGCCGTGTCGGCCGGCGACGCCGCGGCGGTGGCGGTGGCGCTGACGACTGTGGCGCTGATGGTGTCCGGTGCGCTGGTGTGGCGGCAGCGCTGGGCCACGGCGGGGGGATGGCTGACACCGGTGATCTTCGGCGCGGCGGGCCTGGTGCTGATCGCGGTGACGGTGGTGACGGTGCGGATGTCGGCGCCGCTGCCGGCCAGGACGGCGGCGTGCTGGAGTGCGGTGGCGGCGCTGGTGGCGGCGGGGGCCTGCGCACCGCCCGGGCCGCATCCTGGTGCGCCGCATGCGTTTCTGGCGGCGGGGGTGGCGTTGGTGGCCACCGCGCTGGTGGCGCGTTTCACCAGTCGCTACTGGGTGGCCGCGGCGGCGGTGATCACCGTGTCGGTGTCGGTGCTGGCGGCCTCGGCGGCCCGGATGTTCTTCACCGTGCCCGGCCAGCGCATCGCGACGGTGATGCTGATCGCGGTGCTGACGGTGTCGCTGGCCGCGCCGGCGATCGGCAGGCAGCTGGCCAAGGTGCCGCGCCAGAGCTTCGATTCGATCACCGGCAAGGACATGTACACCCGGGCGCCGGGTGAGCCGGAGGACACCATCACCCCGGTCGCCGACGCTCCGCATGACATCACGCTGCGCGGTGAGGAGCTCGCCGAGGTGGCCCGCCGCTCTAACCGGGTGCTGACCGGGCTGCTGCTCGGCAATGCGCTGGTGCAGGTGGTGTCGTCGTGGTGTGCCATTCATCCCGGCGTGGGTGCGCAGTGGCCGTTCGTGGTGGTGGTGGCGACCGTCGCGGTGATCCTGGTGTTGCGGGCGCGCGCGTTTCGCGACCGCCGCCATGCGATCACGGTGGTGACGGGTGGGGCGGTGTCGTTGTTCGCGATCCCGGTCCACTACGGCATCGCCGCCGACGCGGCGTCGGTGACCGGGCTGTGGGCCGGGGCGGTCGTGCTCGGCATCGCGGTGTGCGCGCTGCTCGGCGGGACGGTGATCCCGAACCGGAACTTCTCCGAACCGGTGCGCGAGCTCGTCGAATATGTCGAGTACGTGGCGACCACCGCGGTGATCGTGTTCGCGGCGTGGGCGATCGATCTGCTGCATTTCGTCAGGTACCACTGATGCGGATGCGTTCGGCCGCTGCGGGTTTCGGCGCGGCGGTCCTGCTGGGGGCCAACGTGGCC
It contains:
- a CDS encoding MinD/ParA family ATP-binding protein yields the protein MSNPQRDDSDEYATGPTAQPGGAESVERPAPAQSPEAPRHLAGAPDPGVTRPVPPAPWPDAPAPFRPDPAAPPPSTGARHLEQPARHAPEGLSETTSLINRDELLAGPRAPQGPAPRGPAGDWGSAPPGWGPTPGAAGSFNFVDDIRSSELVPTRKIPPQRGWRKALYAATFHLINPGQSPDERYQAELEAKVRSLLRGRYKIGVLGKGGVGKTTISACVGSLLAQMRPDDRVVAIDADTAFGKLASRIDPKTSGSYWELAGDRNLHTFADVRSRVGSNASGLFVLAGEMSTARRRVLDPVVYAAAVAQLDRHFTVSIVDCGSTMDAPVTRAAVADLDALIVVSSCWYDGASAAGQTLEWLANNGYTGLLHRTVVVVNNSDNQASKRDVKLLIERFGSRGQKVIEMPYDRHLRPAGVIDIDNELSKHTRRRVLEIAAALAEHFTATTERPRERR
- the eccD gene encoding type VII secretion integral membrane protein EccD yields the protein MTATADRGVAGRDVRADTGVPASSRVSLLVGESHQIDLLLPAAVPLAKLADPTRDAINRQLRAIGAEELPRGNFVFARAAGMTMLAGNLSLSAQGVSDAELLAFVPAASAQRYEPNIENVSAAIARWARSHFPAVSAGDAAAVAVALTTVALMVSGALVWRQRWATAGGWLTPVIFGAAGLVLIAVTVVTVRMSAPLPARTAACWSAVAALVAAGACAPPGPHPGAPHAFLAAGVALVATALVARFTSRYWVAAAAVITVSVSVLAASAARMFFTVPGQRIATVMLIAVLTVSLAAPAIGRQLAKVPRQSFDSITGKDMYTRAPGEPEDTITPVADAPHDITLRGEELAEVARRSNRVLTGLLLGNALVQVVSSWCAIHPGVGAQWPFVVVVATVAVILVLRARAFRDRRHAITVVTGGAVSLFAIPVHYGIAADAASVTGLWAGAVVLGIAVCALLGGTVIPNRNFSEPVRELVEYVEYVATTAVIVFAAWAIDLLHFVRYH